tgatttcttatttaaaaaaaaaaaaactttgcatatCTACGttcataaattttaatacaaaattcgatttaaaagataattacatttttttaattaaaagataattacttaaaattcagaaaacccaataaataatatattaaaataattctcAAACTCTTACACGATTTTCATACCGAAAATTAAAGACAAAGCtgcaaaacaaattaaggtGCATGGAGACGACTTGAAGACTTGAGGTGGATAAATGGAGACCAAAGATTACTCTCATTCCACAAAGCCAAGCACTCTGCAGGTAAGTTTCTTTCTTTGGTTCCCAACCGACCGGCCCCTTCTAGCCACGGGTGAGAAACCAAACCAGAGATAGATCATTTAGATGCTCGGAAAAGCTGACAAAGAAATAGATTCAGACTTGAGTGTCAAAAATGATCCACACAGGTAAGTagaattttagttttttggCTGTTTTTCGTGGCTTCAGTTATGTGCTGGTATGGACATCACAAATTTAGTTGTTGAATCTGATTGTCTACTGCTTGTTGAGTCTCTACAGAAAAATGATATGGCTGAGTCTACATTGGGGGTGCTTTTTGCAGAAGTTCAAAGATTAAAAAGCTGGTTTGCTTCATGttcttttattcatatttataggGAGGGTAATATGGCAGCTCATAAGTTTGTTCGAAATGCTTGGAATGTAAGACATTGAGATATGGGAGAATTGTATTCCAGACTTTCTTTCTGATCAAGTCATTTGGCTTGACAAATGTATGTAATTGTTATATTCAATGAAGTtgatttcttataaaaatatatttatatatatatatatatatatagagagagagagagagagagagattagaagccaattttttatttttttgtttgtttgtttaagAAGAAGCCAAAATTGTTGATGTTACAACAGCTCAGttattcatttttcatatttttgtggAGATCCAAGAATTTAAGTTGGAGTaagatgtatttataatttttaggaaggTTAGAGGGTTTTTCAATTTTCGGGAGAGTCAAAAATacttattgttttaaaaaaaagcaaTGAAGCCAAATATAGCTTAAAATTTTATGGCCCCCGGCCCGTACTGGCTTCCAAGCACTGGCTGGATGGAGAGCAAAGAAATTAAGGATTGCAGTGAATAGTAGCTTATAACTTTGAGGTTATAATTTAAGCAATAAATTGATCTAttgttaaaaagttatttactgtttggtaaTTATgcatatgtttaaaatatttttaaacatgttatatttgtttagaaacaatttaaaattgtgCTTTCTGAAATAGAAAtgacaaaaaagattatttattttttaaaagttatgaACATATCGTTAAAAGTTTTGAAGttataattatctaaaagttATATGAGCATTTTTATCCATTGacaattttttaagaattaaaattatattctgcaTTATTCGGAAAAgcacttttgaaaaaaaaaaaaaactcgatgCTTTTCCTAAAAcgtatttgagattaaaaaacaacttaatttttctattaacaaatttttaaagctacttagatatttttttaagaatcttAACGCAACTgatccaaacatgccctaaatcAGATATGGTGAAACATGAAGGAGATTGAAGGGTGAATTGAAAACAAGATCAAGTCATCACATTGACAAACTTTATTCAATACatatataagatgaaaaatgctactttacCTACTCAATTTGTCTtctcattttgacacctcatgaattttaattttttttcttaattattaaggaagtaattattagtgtattaatattttttatattttttaaaaatattttaaaatgataaaaaaaatataaaaaaaaataaaaaagacattttgGCCTAGCAGTCACTGAACGGCAGAGTAGCACTGCTCATGTAAGATTACAAGTGTACCAGAAAACACAGCTTCATATATACTTGAGTTTGTACAtctaatttaatgaaaaaatatggaaggaaaaaatgGTGCGAAGCAGCTTCTTGACTATCGAATCGGTCGTAAACAGTTCACCAATCGTCGCCTTAAGGTGTTGACAGATGTACCAGATTGACACCAAGATGCACAACACAAGATTTATGGATGACAACGCTGCTAGAGTCAGATAGTAATAATCCAAATGACTCTCATTCAGTGTTTCCCGAAACCAACTTGAACTCCTTCCAATTTCGCTGAACTTACCCGCCGCTTGAACTGAAATGACACTGCCGATGGGTCCTAATCCAAATGCAGCATTGGTAAAAAGTCTCAAGTAGAAGCTTACGGAGGAAGAGTACTCTGGAGCGATACAGAAGCGAGCAATGCTGTAGCCAGAGACTATCTCAAGGTCATCACAAAGGTAATCAGATATTCCATCAATGGCAGCAAGAAAGAAATACTGTGGAAGAAGCCAAAACATGCCCATTGGGATTTTCACGTCAGGTCGATCCTCAAGTAAGCCAAGGCCCTCGGTCAAGTCCAGCCTCCTCGTCTCAACTTCTGCAGCAATCACACAACATACTACAGAAAATAACATTGCTGCTATGACTCCAATGGGGAATATAGATTTTCCAAGTCCCTTTTCAAATAACTTTTTAGCAACCACTGCAAACAGTTTGCTGAACACAAATTTTGCAATATCATGGAAGACTAGTAGTATAAAAGGGGGGAACGTGTTCTGCATGTTGTTTGCTTGTTCCAAGAAATAAGTGTCACCTATGGAACTCACGACCCCACACATAATGAAGGTAATCCACAAAGGTATCATGCGTGCAAAGATTTTGGCGTCCTCTAATTCTGTTCTTTTGCTAATGTGTTCTGCTTTTTCATCTGGAGCTTGAATTTGGACGATAACGACATCCTTGTCAAAGGAcctgcaattaaaaaaaaaaaaaagcgtttCAGGAGATCGTTATGGGCAATAGGCTTTCTGCTACTTAATAAATCGTGAAAGATGTCCTGAAAAGTCCAAGATGTTAGCCCATTATAAAAAGGGTATTTGGTCAAGTGTCGATGTTACCGAACCTGTAACAGACCGATTCTTACAGATCAAAAATCAATAAACGAATTAACTCTAATTACCTCATAGATCAGTTAACAATATTTGCTAACATGCAGTAGCTGAAATTCTGCTTCCATGATTTTAGTACTTGGAATGGAAACAACataaatcatgaaaaatgataagatCGATCATTGCTTTATAATAATTCCATCAGtcaaatttctacattgaaAACTAATAATTTTGAATCATCAAGTTTCTAGATTAGTGTGCTACTAATATAAGTTTTACTGCAgtgtatttatttctttaacTTGAGTTGTGCTTTGTGAACTTTAGTTAGTAGCATTTGAAAGTA
This genomic interval from Juglans regia cultivar Chandler chromosome 3, Walnut 2.0, whole genome shotgun sequence contains the following:
- the LOC108994881 gene encoding protein NRT1/ PTR FAMILY 5.5-like yields the protein MNMVSSVRIKVIQFLEKWCSWVKTTTFRIRVLAWAHKLVEFAMWDIMTYLTEIWKLDITHSAAIINGFKGVEAIMPIGMAFFVDTFMGEYWMLLLSSLAYCCGVGILAISTLQFLSKSVTNSCPEEKRPNCIGDLQKFLFFMALTLKALGVCGQTASLSSFLGRQSQNQTPTDKDDDQKRKRLGKFEFILGRCVIVLLVILATIVLSKLPWYVHFGIPAIGMVLATLLFMSSTSSYKHAAPKVGLLTTVRRVLVSSASKIFCRLPQHSNRVYDNHQPSSHFVPRTHSLRSFDKDVVIVQIQAPDEKAEHISKRTELEDAKIFARMIPLWITFIMCGVVSSIGDTYFLEQANNMQNTFPPFILLVFHDIAKFVFSKLFAVVAKKLFEKGLGKSIFPIGVIAAMLFSVVCCVIAAEVETRRLDLTEGLGLLEDRPDVKIPMGMFWLLPQYFFLAAIDGISDYLCDDLEIVSGYSIARFCIAPEYSSSVSFYLRLFTNAAFGLGPIGSVISVQAAGKFSEIGRSSSWFRETLNESHLDYYYLTLAALSSINLVLCILVSIWYICQHLKATIGELFTTDSIVKKLLRTIFSFHIFSLN